From the genome of Flavobacterium luteolum, one region includes:
- a CDS encoding DUF721 domain-containing protein, whose product MAKRLNSETTIGAVLQQIIQVNKLQPGMDEIDVREAWRQLMGNGVNTYTRNVVLKGSTLYVELGSSVLREELTHGKYKIVKMINEELGREVVKDVVLR is encoded by the coding sequence ATGGCGAAAAGACTAAATAGCGAAACAACAATTGGTGCTGTTTTACAGCAAATTATTCAGGTGAATAAATTGCAACCTGGAATGGATGAAATTGATGTTCGTGAGGCTTGGAGGCAGCTTATGGGGAATGGTGTGAATACATATACCCGAAATGTTGTTTTGAAAGGCAGTACGCTTTATGTAGAATTAGGTTCTTCTGTTCTGCGTGAAGAATTGACTCATGGAAAATATAAAATCGTAAAAATGATCAATGAGGAATTGGGGCGTGAAGTTGTGAAAGATGTCGTTTTACGTTAG
- a CDS encoding Hpt domain-containing protein, which yields MALKYNLSKVYALSDNDPEFVNQILTLFVTEVPEDLKQIKEGIKKKDHKYAYSYAHKIKPTLDLMGLNVAFEEILQVEAWTKAEGKKKDIIETFKSIKVQVKEAIKEIKKDFDL from the coding sequence ATGGCTTTAAAGTACAACCTTTCGAAAGTTTATGCGCTTTCAGATAACGATCCTGAATTTGTAAATCAGATTTTAACTTTATTTGTTACAGAAGTTCCTGAAGATTTAAAACAAATCAAAGAAGGAATTAAGAAGAAGGATCATAAATACGCCTATTCCTATGCTCATAAAATAAAGCCTACATTGGATCTAATGGGATTAAATGTGGCTTTTGAAGAAATTTTGCAAGTAGAAGCTTGGACAAAAGCTGAAGGCAAGAAAAAAGATATTATCGAAACTTTTAAAAGTATTAAGGTACAAGTAAAAGAAGCGATTAAAGAAATTAAAAAAGATTTTGATCTTTAA
- the rpmG gene encoding 50S ribosomal protein L33, translating to MAKKGNRIQVILECTEHKASGVAGTSRYITTKNKKNTPDRLEIKKFNPVLKRVTVHKEIK from the coding sequence ATGGCAAAGAAAGGTAATAGAATCCAAGTAATTTTAGAATGTACTGAACACAAAGCTTCTGGTGTTGCAGGAACTTCTAGATATATTACAACTAAGAACAAAAAAAATACTCCAGACAGATTAGAGATTAAAAAATTTAATCCAGTTTTGAAAAGAGTAACTGTTCACAAAGAAATTAAGTAA
- a CDS encoding autorepressor SdpR family transcription factor: protein MNDIFKALNDATRREILDLLKQKDMSAGEIADAFNISKPSISHHLDILKRADLITSEKNGQFIIYSINTTIMEDVLQWILTFKQ from the coding sequence ATGAATGATATTTTTAAAGCATTAAATGACGCAACTAGAAGAGAGATTCTGGATCTTTTAAAGCAAAAAGATATGTCGGCGGGAGAGATTGCCGATGCTTTTAATATTTCTAAACCTAGTATTTCGCATCATTTAGATATTTTAAAAAGAGCTGATTTAATTACATCTGAAAAAAACGGGCAATTCATCATTTACTCCATCAATACCACCATAATGGAAGATGTTTTGCAATGGATACTAACCTTTAAACAATAA
- the ftsY gene encoding signal recognition particle-docking protein FtsY, translating to MSFFKKLFSSEKKETLDKGLEKTKTTFFSKLSKAVAGKSKVDDDVLDNLEEVLVGSDVGVNTTLKIIERIEKRVAEDKYLGTDELNQILRDEIGALLSETNTGEATEFEVPKDKKPYVLMVVGVNGVGKTTTIGKLAYQFKKAGHKVVLGAADTFRAAAIDQLQVWADRVGVSIVRQNMGSDPASVAFDTLQSAVAQNADVVIIDTAGRLHNKVNLMNELSKVKRVMQKVVADAPHDVLLVLDGSTGQNAFEQAKQFTAATEVTSLAVTKLDGTAKGGVVIGISDQFQIPVKYIGVGEGIEDLQVFNKYEFVDSFFK from the coding sequence ATGAGTTTTTTTAAAAAATTATTCTCTAGCGAAAAAAAAGAGACTTTAGACAAAGGTCTTGAAAAAACAAAAACTACTTTTTTCTCGAAGTTAAGTAAAGCCGTTGCAGGAAAATCTAAAGTTGATGATGATGTTTTAGATAATCTGGAAGAAGTTCTTGTAGGTTCTGATGTTGGAGTAAATACTACATTAAAAATCATTGAAAGAATTGAAAAACGTGTTGCTGAAGATAAATATTTAGGAACAGATGAGTTAAATCAGATTCTAAGAGATGAAATAGGAGCTTTACTGTCTGAAACAAATACAGGTGAAGCAACAGAATTTGAAGTTCCAAAAGATAAAAAGCCTTACGTCTTAATGGTTGTTGGAGTAAATGGTGTTGGAAAAACAACTACTATTGGTAAATTGGCGTATCAGTTTAAAAAAGCAGGGCATAAAGTTGTTTTAGGTGCGGCAGATACTTTCCGTGCAGCGGCGATAGATCAGTTACAAGTTTGGGCTGACCGTGTTGGGGTGTCAATTGTGAGACAAAATATGGGAAGTGATCCAGCTTCTGTCGCTTTTGATACTTTGCAATCAGCCGTGGCTCAGAATGCAGATGTTGTTATTATTGATACAGCGGGACGTCTTCATAATAAAGTGAATTTGATGAACGAACTGTCGAAGGTAAAACGTGTCATGCAGAAAGTGGTTGCTGATGCTCCTCACGATGTACTTTTGGTTTTAGATGGTTCAACTGGTCAAAACGCTTTTGAACAAGCTAAACAATTTACAGCAGCAACAGAAGTAACTTCGTTAGCAGTTACAAAATTGGATGGAACTGCAAAAGGAGGGGTTGTAATTGGTATTTCTGATCAATTTCAAATTCCAGTTAAATATATTGGTGTCGGCGAAGGAATTGAAGATTTGCAAGTCTTTAATAAATATGAATTCGTTGACAGTTTCTTTAAATAA
- a CDS encoding DUF4295 domain-containing protein, which translates to MAKKTVASLQTSSKRLSKAIKMVKSPKTGAYTFVESIMAPEEVDEFLKKK; encoded by the coding sequence ATGGCAAAGAAAACCGTAGCATCGTTACAAACATCTTCTAAGAGATTATCAAAAGCCATCAAAATGGTAAAATCTCCTAAAACTGGTGCATATACATTCGTAGAATCTATTATGGCTCCTGAAGAAGTTGATGAATTCTTGAAAAAGAAATAA
- the bshC gene encoding bacillithiol biosynthesis cysteine-adding enzyme BshC produces MPTDCISFQSSGYFSKLMQDYLDQKPELKPLYNNFPTLENFEKQIAEKAANFDQNNRTVLVDALHKQYQNIEISDLTRQNISLLALENTFTITTGHQLNLFSGPLYFLYKIISTINLTKELKSKYPSYNFVPVYWMATEDHDFEEINYFNFKGKKIRWNAESTGPVGRLSTDGLEDLFEVYSKELGSSSNANTLKRLFEDAYLKHENLADATRYLANALFANYGLVIIDADTADLKRAFIPFAKEELENQTSFKAVQKSIEELADYTVQVNPREINLFYIEDKLRERIIFENDKYWVNNTKISFSKDEIFKLLENNPEKFSPNVIMRPLYQEIILPNLCYIGGGGEIAYWLELKAFFDAVNITFPIVLVRNSVLLATEKQVKKADNLNLSWKDLFNKSENLINEITHKLSPFPIDLTPQKEALEKQFNYLFELAEKTDKSFTGAVKAQEVKQKKGLENLEKRLLKAQKRKLHDQLQRVTDLQCELFPNNSLQERQANFSEFYLEKGDQLIPLLIQKLKPLEHNFDIIII; encoded by the coding sequence ATGCCTACCGACTGTATCAGCTTTCAATCTTCTGGATATTTCTCTAAACTAATGCAGGATTATTTAGATCAAAAACCAGAATTAAAACCGCTGTACAATAATTTTCCTACCTTAGAAAATTTCGAAAAACAAATAGCCGAAAAAGCAGCTAATTTTGATCAGAATAACCGAACAGTATTGGTTGACGCTCTGCATAAACAATATCAAAATATTGAAATTTCAGATTTAACGAGACAAAACATTTCGCTTTTAGCACTCGAAAATACTTTTACCATCACCACTGGCCATCAGCTAAATTTGTTTAGCGGGCCATTGTATTTTTTATATAAAATTATTTCGACAATTAATTTGACTAAAGAATTAAAATCGAAATACCCTTCGTACAATTTTGTTCCAGTTTACTGGATGGCAACAGAAGATCATGATTTTGAAGAAATTAATTATTTTAATTTTAAAGGAAAAAAAATCCGCTGGAATGCAGAAAGCACTGGTCCAGTTGGAAGACTTTCAACCGATGGTTTAGAAGATTTATTTGAAGTTTATTCTAAAGAACTAGGTTCGAGTTCTAATGCAAATACCCTAAAAAGGCTGTTTGAAGACGCTTATTTAAAACATGAAAATCTAGCAGATGCAACTCGCTACTTAGCAAACGCACTTTTTGCCAATTACGGTTTAGTAATTATAGATGCAGATACTGCCGATTTAAAACGTGCTTTTATTCCGTTTGCAAAAGAAGAATTAGAAAATCAGACTTCATTTAAAGCAGTTCAGAAATCAATTGAAGAACTTGCAGATTATACAGTTCAGGTAAATCCGCGTGAAATTAATTTGTTTTACATTGAAGATAAACTGCGCGAAAGAATCATTTTTGAAAATGATAAATATTGGGTTAATAATACCAAAATTTCATTTTCAAAGGATGAAATTTTCAAATTACTAGAAAACAATCCTGAAAAATTCAGTCCAAATGTAATTATGCGTCCGTTGTATCAGGAAATAATTCTTCCTAATCTTTGCTACATTGGCGGAGGCGGAGAAATTGCGTATTGGCTAGAATTAAAAGCTTTTTTTGATGCTGTAAATATTACTTTCCCAATAGTATTAGTTCGAAATTCGGTTCTTTTAGCAACCGAAAAACAAGTTAAAAAAGCCGACAATTTAAATTTATCTTGGAAAGATTTATTCAATAAGTCGGAGAATTTAATAAATGAGATTACTCATAAACTTTCACCATTTCCAATAGATTTAACTCCCCAAAAAGAAGCGCTTGAAAAACAGTTTAATTATCTTTTTGAATTAGCTGAAAAAACAGACAAATCTTTCACCGGAGCCGTAAAAGCACAGGAAGTGAAACAAAAGAAAGGTCTTGAAAATCTGGAAAAACGTTTGCTAAAAGCGCAAAAAAGAAAACTTCACGATCAATTGCAACGTGTAACCGATTTACAATGCGAGCTGTTTCCAAACAATAGTCTTCAGGAGCGCCAAGCTAATTTTTCTGAATTTTATTTAGAAAAAGGAGATCAGCTGATTCCGCTTTTGATTCAAAAATTAAAGCCTTTAGAACATAATTTTGACATCATAATAATCTAA
- a CDS encoding MFS transporter — MKSNPSKKNSLKHVLFGSLIGTTIEFFDFYIYANAAVLVFPQLFFPSSDSTMATLESLATFSIAFLSRPLGSAFFGHYGDKIGRKFTLVAALLTMGISTVTIGFLPSYESIGVAAPLLLMLCRFGQGVGLGGEWGGAVLLAIENAPPNKRAWYGMFPQLGAPIGLLLSGGTFLLLTDSMSNDDFMNYGWRIPFIASALLVIVGFYIRTKITETPSFENSKKEKEEVKVPFLELVKSYKNQLIFGTLAAVTTFLVFYLMTVFTLSWATSDLGIVKRNGLLIQLFSVLFFALFIPVSAVVADKIGRRKMLIVATGAIAVFGFFFSYFLSSGNITLVTVFACIGMSLMGFTYGPLGTFLSELFPTNVRYSGASLTFNMAGILGAAFAPMIAIWLAKTYDVSYVGYYLVTAALISLIAFLVISKDEHKF; from the coding sequence ATGAAAAGTAACCCAAGTAAAAAGAACTCTTTAAAACATGTTCTTTTTGGAAGCCTTATAGGCACCACAATCGAATTTTTTGATTTTTATATTTATGCCAATGCGGCTGTATTGGTTTTTCCGCAATTATTTTTTCCAAGTTCAGATTCGACAATGGCGACTCTAGAATCTTTAGCAACATTTTCTATCGCCTTTTTATCGCGCCCTTTAGGTTCTGCATTTTTTGGACATTACGGAGATAAAATTGGACGTAAATTTACCCTTGTAGCAGCTTTATTGACAATGGGAATTTCTACCGTAACAATTGGTTTCCTGCCAAGTTATGAAAGCATTGGTGTTGCGGCTCCATTATTATTGATGCTTTGTAGATTCGGACAAGGAGTTGGTTTAGGAGGCGAGTGGGGAGGAGCAGTCTTGCTTGCAATCGAGAATGCGCCACCAAATAAACGCGCATGGTACGGAATGTTTCCGCAATTGGGAGCTCCAATCGGTTTATTGCTTTCAGGCGGAACTTTTCTATTGCTTACTGATTCAATGAGCAATGATGATTTTATGAATTATGGATGGAGAATTCCGTTTATTGCCAGTGCACTTTTGGTAATCGTTGGTTTTTATATTCGAACAAAAATTACTGAAACGCCTTCTTTTGAAAATTCCAAAAAGGAAAAAGAAGAAGTAAAGGTTCCTTTTTTAGAATTGGTGAAATCTTATAAAAATCAGTTGATTTTTGGAACTCTTGCTGCTGTTACAACATTCTTAGTTTTTTATTTAATGACAGTATTTACATTAAGTTGGGCAACTTCAGATTTAGGAATTGTTAAACGTAATGGATTACTAATACAATTGTTCTCTGTATTGTTTTTTGCGTTGTTTATTCCAGTTTCTGCAGTAGTTGCAGATAAAATAGGCCGACGTAAAATGCTTATTGTTGCTACAGGTGCGATTGCTGTTTTCGGATTTTTCTTTTCTTATTTCTTGAGTTCAGGAAATATAACTTTGGTAACTGTTTTCGCCTGTATCGGGATGTCTTTAATGGGGTTTACTTACGGGCCTTTAGGAACATTCCTGTCAGAATTGTTTCCAACAAACGTTCGTTATTCTGGAGCATCTTTGACTTTTAATATGGCTGGAATCCTTGGCGCTGCTTTTGCGCCTATGATTGCAATTTGGCTGGCTAAGACTTATGATGTAAGTTATGTAGGGTATTATTTAGTTACCGCAGCCTTAATCTCTTTAATTGCCTTTTTAGTAATTAGTAAAGACGAACATAAGTTTTAG
- a CDS encoding acyltransferase family protein: MVRERLISLDVFRGLTILLMTIVNNPGDWGNVYPPLLHAQWNGCTPTDLVFPFFIFIMGVAVPLAMPEKTYDETTFNKILIRSLRMFCLGIFFNFFGKIQLFGLDGIPLLIGRLVITFAVGYALMGNFSNRLKNILAFSILALYLILAYGGFENYADVRLPGVLQRIAVVYFVVSLLYLKTTRKTQLITGIVLLLGYWAVMTLIPVPGLGEANLEKGTNLAAWVDSAFLKGHMYHETKTWDPEGILSTIPSIVNGIIGLFIGQILLLSVTKIQKAQRMGMIGTALIFFGLIWDLVFPINKSIWTSSYVVYTTGLATVCLTALYYLIDIKEFKKGFKLFVIWGVNPMIVFFASQIIPQALVMIHFQNPSLPNQQINLLDYLYRFGIAPFFSNPMTASLAGALTYVAIWTFILWIFYRNKLIFKV, from the coding sequence ATGGTAAGAGAACGCCTAATTTCGCTTGATGTCTTTCGCGGACTGACTATTCTATTGATGACTATTGTAAACAACCCTGGTGATTGGGGAAATGTCTATCCTCCGCTTTTGCACGCACAATGGAATGGCTGTACACCAACAGATCTTGTATTTCCATTTTTCATCTTTATAATGGGAGTTGCCGTACCGCTAGCAATGCCAGAGAAAACGTATGACGAAACAACATTTAATAAAATCCTGATTCGTTCTTTAAGAATGTTCTGTTTAGGGATTTTCTTTAACTTCTTTGGAAAAATTCAGCTATTTGGTTTAGACGGAATTCCACTTTTGATTGGCAGATTGGTTATTACTTTTGCCGTTGGCTATGCTTTGATGGGAAATTTTAGCAACAGACTAAAAAACATTTTGGCCTTTAGCATTTTAGCCCTATATCTCATTTTAGCTTACGGAGGATTTGAAAATTATGCAGATGTAAGACTTCCTGGAGTGCTACAACGTATTGCGGTTGTCTATTTTGTAGTTTCGCTTTTATACTTAAAAACAACACGAAAAACTCAGCTTATTACCGGAATTGTTTTGCTTTTAGGCTATTGGGCCGTTATGACTTTAATTCCTGTTCCTGGACTTGGAGAAGCTAATTTAGAAAAAGGAACCAATTTAGCCGCTTGGGTTGACAGCGCCTTTCTAAAAGGACATATGTATCACGAAACCAAAACTTGGGATCCAGAAGGAATTTTAAGTACAATTCCATCAATTGTAAACGGGATTATTGGCTTATTTATTGGTCAAATCTTACTTCTAAGTGTAACTAAAATCCAGAAAGCCCAAAGAATGGGAATGATCGGGACTGCATTAATTTTTTTCGGTTTAATCTGGGATTTAGTTTTCCCGATAAACAAATCGATCTGGACAAGCAGTTATGTCGTATATACAACAGGACTAGCAACAGTTTGTCTTACAGCACTATATTACCTAATTGATATAAAAGAATTCAAAAAAGGCTTTAAGCTATTTGTAATTTGGGGAGTAAATCCAATGATTGTTTTCTTTGCCTCGCAAATTATCCCGCAGGCTTTGGTCATGATTCATTTTCAAAATCCGTCACTTCCAAACCAACAGATCAATCTATTAGATTACTTGTACCGATTTGGCATCGCGCCATTCTTCAGCAATCCAATGACAGCATCTTTAGCAGGCGCATTAACCTATGTAGCAATCTGGACATTTATTTTATGGATTTTCTATAGAAACAAACTAATCTTTAAAGTATAA
- a CDS encoding CinA family nicotinamide mononucleotide deamidase-related protein — MKAAIITIGDEILIGQIVDTNSAFIAKSLDRIGVEVAEMLSISDDKKHILDTFAQLQNKVDVVIVTGGLGPTKDDVTKKTFCEYFNDELVVDQKVLAHVTELIEGFYKRPISQLNKDQALVPSTCTVLHNKVGTAPGMWMKKENTVFISLPGVPYEMKYLVEEEIIPKIVREYKRPYIIHKTILTYGQGESLVAERIEQWENNLPEFIKLAYLPNPGRVRLRLTARGTNKEELEEAIESNVQSLDAVIHDIIVGYEENETIETVIGKLLSKQSKTISTAESCTGGRIASLLSCVPGSSGYFKGSVVSYATEAKVNVLGIPQNLIDQFSVVSAEVASAMALSVKDLLKTDYALATTGNAGPSKGDSDAEIGAVFIALATPEGVIVEEFNFGQPREKVIDRASIKSLEILQKEILKFVQ; from the coding sequence ATGAAAGCAGCAATTATTACTATTGGAGATGAAATCTTAATTGGCCAAATCGTAGATACAAATTCGGCTTTTATTGCTAAATCACTCGATAGAATTGGAGTTGAGGTGGCAGAAATGCTGTCGATAAGCGATGACAAAAAACATATTTTAGATACTTTTGCTCAATTGCAAAACAAAGTAGATGTTGTTATTGTGACTGGCGGATTAGGGCCAACAAAAGATGATGTTACAAAGAAAACATTTTGTGAATACTTTAATGATGAGTTAGTTGTAGATCAAAAAGTTTTGGCGCATGTAACCGAATTGATTGAAGGTTTTTATAAAAGACCAATTTCTCAATTGAATAAAGATCAAGCTTTGGTTCCGTCAACTTGTACTGTTTTGCATAACAAAGTGGGAACTGCGCCAGGGATGTGGATGAAGAAGGAAAATACCGTTTTTATTTCGCTTCCAGGAGTTCCGTATGAAATGAAATATTTGGTAGAAGAAGAAATAATTCCAAAGATTGTTCGTGAATATAAACGCCCTTATATTATTCATAAAACCATTTTGACTTATGGTCAAGGCGAAAGTTTAGTTGCAGAACGTATTGAGCAATGGGAGAATAATCTTCCAGAATTTATAAAATTGGCTTATTTGCCAAATCCGGGACGAGTTCGTTTGCGTTTGACCGCCAGAGGAACTAATAAAGAAGAGTTGGAAGAAGCAATAGAATCTAATGTTCAGTCTTTAGATGCTGTAATTCATGATATAATTGTAGGTTACGAAGAAAACGAGACAATCGAAACTGTAATTGGTAAATTGCTTTCTAAACAAAGCAAAACAATCTCAACAGCAGAAAGTTGTACAGGAGGAAGAATTGCTTCGCTACTGTCGTGTGTTCCTGGTTCGTCGGGCTATTTTAAAGGAAGTGTGGTTTCTTACGCAACAGAGGCAAAAGTGAATGTTTTGGGAATTCCGCAAAATTTAATTGATCAGTTCTCGGTTGTAAGTGCTGAGGTTGCTTCGGCTATGGCGCTGAGTGTGAAAGATTTGCTAAAAACTGACTATGCTCTAGCAACGACAGGTAATGCGGGACCTTCAAAAGGTGATTCTGATGCCGAAATTGGAGCTGTTTTTATTGCTTTAGCAACTCCAGAGGGAGTAATTGTAGAGGAATTTAACTTCGGACAACCTCGTGAAAAAGTGATAGATAGGGCATCTATCAAGAGTTTGGAAATTTTACAGAAAGAAATTTTAAAATTTGTGCAATAA
- a CDS encoding nucleoside-diphosphate kinase: protein MATNRTFTMIKPDAVANGHIGNILAMITNGGFKIVSLKLTQLTVADAKAFYAVHAERPFYGELVEFMSRGPIVAAILEKDNAVEDFRTLIGATNPAEAAEGTIRKAYATSIGENAVHGSDSDENAAIESAFHFAGREQF, encoded by the coding sequence ATGGCAACAAATAGAACTTTTACAATGATTAAACCAGATGCTGTTGCAAACGGACACATCGGGAATATCTTAGCAATGATTACTAATGGTGGTTTCAAAATCGTTTCATTAAAATTAACTCAATTAACTGTAGCAGATGCTAAAGCATTTTACGCAGTTCACGCAGAAAGACCTTTCTACGGAGAATTAGTTGAATTTATGTCTCGCGGACCAATTGTTGCTGCTATTTTAGAAAAAGACAACGCAGTAGAAGATTTCAGAACTTTAATTGGAGCTACAAACCCAGCTGAAGCTGCTGAAGGAACTATTCGTAAAGCATACGCTACTTCAATTGGAGAAAATGCAGTTCACGGATCTGACAGCGACGAAAATGCTGCTATTGAAAGCGCATTCCACTTTGCAGGAAGAGAGCAATTCTAA
- the rpmB gene encoding 50S ribosomal protein L28: protein MSRVCDLTGKRAMVGNNVSHAMNKTKRKFSVNLVKKRFYLPEEDRWITLRVAASTIKTINKNGITAVLKKAQSEGFIK, encoded by the coding sequence ATGTCAAGAGTTTGTGACCTTACAGGTAAAAGAGCGATGGTAGGAAATAACGTTTCTCACGCTATGAACAAAACTAAGAGAAAGTTTTCTGTAAACTTAGTTAAAAAGCGTTTTTATCTTCCAGAAGAAGATAGATGGATTACTCTTAGAGTAGCAGCATCTACGATAAAAACAATTAATAAAAATGGAATCACTGCAGTTTTGAAAAAAGCGCAGTCAGAAGGATTTATCAAATAA
- a CDS encoding SdpI family protein, protein MNLELKKELPLIGIVLIPFIYLAAIWNKLPERVPVHWNYKGEIDNWGDKFSLIFLLFMLPVLMYGLMTAASKIDPKNRISLMGRKFYQLKFFLVLFMSLLATFIVYITKNQSFSSPGLMYVAVGILLMIFGNYFKVIQPNYFIGIRTPWTLENQQVWKATHSFAGKLWLVAGFIFILGGLLFSGFNFSKFFVGIGLTIAFVPIIYSYFKFKSLEKKENNL, encoded by the coding sequence ATGAATTTAGAATTAAAAAAAGAGCTTCCCTTAATTGGAATTGTTTTGATTCCTTTTATTTATTTAGCAGCAATTTGGAACAAACTTCCTGAAAGAGTCCCTGTGCATTGGAATTACAAAGGAGAAATTGACAATTGGGGTGATAAGTTTAGCTTAATATTTTTGCTTTTTATGCTTCCAGTTTTGATGTACGGCTTAATGACTGCGGCATCTAAAATTGACCCCAAAAATAGAATTTCATTAATGGGAAGGAAGTTTTATCAGCTCAAATTCTTCTTGGTTTTATTCATGTCTTTGCTGGCTACATTTATTGTTTATATAACGAAAAATCAATCTTTTTCTAGTCCGGGCTTAATGTATGTTGCAGTTGGAATTTTACTAATGATTTTTGGAAATTATTTTAAAGTTATTCAGCCGAATTATTTTATTGGAATTCGCACGCCGTGGACACTAGAGAATCAGCAGGTATGGAAAGCTACTCATTCTTTTGCAGGAAAATTATGGCTTGTGGCTGGCTTTATTTTCATCTTGGGAGGCTTGTTGTTTTCGGGATTTAATTTTTCTAAATTTTTTGTAGGTATTGGTCTTACCATTGCTTTTGTTCCTATAATTTATTCCTATTTTAAGTTTAAAAGTTTAGAAAAAAAAGAAAACAATCTTTAA
- a CDS encoding fumarylacetoacetate hydrolase family protein: MKIICVGRNYANHIEELKNERPSEPVVFMKPDSAVLLKQHPFVIPEFSEDVHHEVEIIVKINKVGKYIEPKFAHKYYDEISVGIDFTARDLQSKLKEKGLPWEKAKAFDGSAVIGDFLPKTDFVSMENLNFELRSNSETVQKGNSSMMLWKIDELISHVSQFFTLKIGDIIFTGTPAGVAAVKPNDVLEGFLEDKKLFRIQVK; the protein is encoded by the coding sequence ATGAAGATTATCTGTGTCGGCAGGAATTATGCCAATCATATAGAAGAGTTGAAAAACGAGCGTCCGAGTGAGCCTGTTGTTTTTATGAAGCCTGATTCTGCGGTTTTGCTGAAACAGCATCCGTTTGTAATTCCAGAGTTTTCTGAAGATGTTCATCATGAAGTTGAAATAATCGTAAAGATTAATAAAGTTGGGAAATATATTGAGCCAAAATTTGCTCATAAATATTATGATGAAATAAGTGTAGGAATCGATTTTACTGCTCGAGACTTGCAAAGTAAATTGAAAGAAAAAGGGCTTCCGTGGGAAAAAGCCAAGGCTTTTGACGGTTCTGCGGTTATTGGTGATTTTTTGCCAAAAACTGATTTTGTTTCTATGGAAAATCTTAATTTTGAATTAAGAAGCAATTCAGAAACAGTTCAAAAAGGAAACTCGAGTATGATGCTTTGGAAGATTGATGAATTAATCTCACATGTATCTCAGTTTTTTACATTAAAAATTGGAGATATTATTTTTACAGGAACGCCGGCAGGTGTTGCGGCTGTAAAACCAAATGATGTTTTAGAAGGCTTTTTAGAAGATAAAAAATTATTCAGAATACAAGTAAAATAA